The DNA sequence CGAACCCCTGTAACGACCGTGAAAGGGTCGTGTCCTAGGCCTCTAGACGAAGGAGTCAACTTCGACGGGTCTTGAAACATGGCGGAGTGGACGGGACTCGAACCCGCGACCCCCGGCGTGACAGGCCGGTATTCTAACCAACTGAACTACCACTCCGCAGTGGCAAAACCATCTGAAACTTGGCGACTCCTAGGGGATTCGAACCCCTGTAACGACCGTGAAAGGGTCGTGTCCTAGGCCTCTAGACGAAGGAGTCATTCTGGAAATTTGGTGGAGGTAAGCGGGATCGAACCGCTGACCTCTTGCATGCCATGCAAGCGCTCTCCCAGCTGAGCTATACCCCCAAATACATCTTGCGCAACTTGTGGCGGAGTGGACGGGACTCGAACCCGCGACCCCCGGCGTGACAGGCCGGTATTCTAACCAACTGAACTACCACTCCGCAGCGGCACAAAATCTGGCGACTCCTAGGGGATTCGAACCCCTGTAACGACCGTGAAAGGGTCGTGTCCTAGGCCTCTAGACGAAGGAGTCTTCAAACTTGTCTCAAGAACTTCGAAGCGCTTTGATGGTGGAGGTAAGCGGGATCGAACCGCTGACCTCTTGCATGCCATGCAAGCGCTCTCCCAGCTGAGCTATACCCCCTCAAGACACAATTGCTTGTTTCTTTTGTCAGGCGCTTCGTTGTTCAAGCGAGAACAAGATTATGGAATGGATTCATACGCCTTGCAAGCGTTTGAGCACAGTATTTTTATCGAACAGCGCCAGCACCGCATCAATCGACGGTGTCTGGGCACGCCCGCACACCAGCACGCGCAGTGGAATCGCCAGTTGCGGCATCTTCACCTTCCGCTCACCGATGGTGTTCTTGATCGCCTGGTTGATCGATGGGGCATCCCAGTCCGGCAGTTCGGCCAGACGATCCCGCAGCGCGATCAGGGCCGGGCGCGACACCTCGTTCAGGTGCTGCGCCAGATCCGCCTCGCCCGGCTGCACATCGACGAAGTAGACCGACAGCCAGTCGGCGAGCTCGACCGTCGTGCTGCAGCGGTCCTTGAACAGCGCGCACATGGCCGCCAGCCGCTCGTCGGCCGGCACGCTCAGACCCCGGCTGGCGAACTGCGCCGAGACCAGCCCCGCCAGCACGCCGTTGTCGCAGACCTTCATGTGCTGCGCGTTCACCCAGCGCAGCTTGGCCTCGTCGAACTGCGCGGCGCTGCGGCCGAGGTGGTCGAGGTTGAACCAGGCGATGAGCTGCTCGCGGCTGAAGATCTCGTCGTCGCCGTGGCTCCAGCCCAGACGCGCCAGATAGTTCACCACGCCGTCGGCCAGATAGCCCTCGTCGCGGTACTGCGTCACCGGCTTGGCGCCGTGGCGCTTGCTCATCTTCTCGCCCTGCTCGTTCAGCACGGTCGGCAGGTGGGCATAGACCGGAGGCTCGACACCGAGCGCGCGGAAGACGTGGATCTGGCGCGGCGTGTTGTTGACGTGGTCATCGCCGCGGATCACATGGGTGATGCGCATGTCGATGTCGTCCACCACGACGCAGAAGTTGTAGGTCGGCGTTCCATCCGGACGCGCGATGACCAGATCGTCCAGCTCGTCGTTGCTGATCTCGATGCGGCCCTTGACCTTGTCGTCCCAGACCACCGACCCGCCCTGCGGTGTCTTGAACCGCAGCACCGGCTGGACGCCTTCCGGCACTGCCGGCAGCACCTTGCCCGACTCCGGGCGCCAGGTGCCGTCGTAGCGCGGCTTTTCCTTGTTGGCCATCTGGCGCTCGCGCAGGGCGTCGAGTTCCGCCATGGACATGTAGCAGGGGTAGACCCAGCCCTGCTCCACCAGCTGCGCCAGCACCGCCTTGTAGCGGTCCATGCGCTGCATCTGGTAGAACGGACCTTCGTCGTGGTCCAGACCCAGCCACTGCATGCCTTCGAGGATCACGTCGACCGCCGCCTGCGACGAGCGCTCGACGTCGGTGTCCTCGATGCGCAGCACCAGGACACCGCCCGTGGCCCGCGCCCAGGCCCAGGGGTAGAGCGCGGAGCGGATGTTGCCGAGGTGGATGAAGCCGGTGGGCGACGGCGCGAAACGGGTACGAACTTGGGTCATGGTCTTCACTCGGGATCAGTTCGGATCAGATCAACGCCAGGCCACGGGCGAGGTCGGTCTTCAGGTCTTCGACGTGCTCCAGCCCGACGGCGACGCGGATCATGCCCTGCGTGATGCCGGCGGCCAGGCGCTGCGCTTCGTTGAGGCGCCCGTGCGAGGTGCTCGACGGGTGGGTGATGGTGGTCTTGGTGTCGCCGAGGTTGGACGTGATCGAGCAGATCCGCGTCGCGTCGATCACCGCGAACGCGTTCGCACGCGCCGCCTCGGGCGTGTCACCGCGCGTCACGAAGCCGACGACCGCGCCGCCATTGCCGCTCTGCTGCGCCATCGCCAGCGCGTGCTGCGGGTGCGAGGGCAGACCGGGATAAAACACCCGCGCCACCTGCGGCTGCGCTTCCAGCCACTCGGCCAGCTTCAGCGCGCGGGCGCCCTGCGCTTCCATGCGGATCGACAGCGTCTCCAGCCCCTTCAGCACCACCCAGGCGTTGAACGGCGACAGGCACATCCCCGCCGAGCGCATCACCGGCATGAACTTGCCGTCGATGATCGCCTCCGGCCCGCAGATGGCGCCGGCCACGACGCGGCCCTGCCCGTCCAGGTACTTGGTGCCCGAATGGATGATCAGGTCCGCGCCCAGATCGGCTGGCCGCTGCAGCGCGGGCGAGCAGAAGCAGTTGTCCACCGCCAGCAGCGCGCCCGCGGCGTGGGCCACGTCGGCCAGCGCGCGGATGTCGCAGACCTCGGTCAGCGGGTTGCTCGGCGTCTCGGCGAACAGCAGCTTCGTCTCGGGCCGCACGGCCGCGCGCCATTCGGCCACGTCGGTCTGCGACACGAAGGTGGTCAGCACGCCGAACTTGCCGAACTCGCCCTGCAGCAGCTTGATGGTCGAGCCGAACACGCTCTGCGAGCAGATCACGTGGTCACCCGCCTTCAGCAGCCCCATGACCAGCAGCAGGATCGCCGACATGCCGCTCGACGTGGCGATGCAGGCCTCGGTGCCTTCGAGCGCAGCCAGGCGGCGCTCCATCATCATCGTCGTCGGGTTGGTGAAGCGGCTGTAGACGAATGCTTCTTCTTCTTGTGCAAAGCGGGCAGCGGCCGTGGCCGCGTCCGGGTGCACGAAGCTGCTGGTCAGGAACAGCGCCTCGGAGTTTTCGCCCCAGGGCGTCGTCGGCAGCCCCTCGCGCACGGCCAGGGTGTCCAGCCGCGCGTCGGCGGGCAGGTCCACGCGCGGCAGGCGCTTCGGGTCGGTGTGGTCACGGCTGCGCATGGCAGGTCTCCAGAAGTCGGGGATCGAGACGCTCAGGTGCTCGGATTCGGCAGGGCCAGACGGCCGCGGTCACCCGCTTCCTCGTCCTGGGGCTGGGCAGCGCGCTGGGTCTTCATCGCCTCGAAATCGGCCGGGCTCACGTCGCCGGTGATGTAGTGGCCATCGAAGCACGACGCCTCCAGCCCCGCCAGCGAGGTGCTCAGCGACGACACCGCGCGCTTCATCGCGTCCACGTCCTGGTAGATCAGCGCATCGCAGCCGATGTAGTCGCGGATCTCGTCCATCGTGCGGCCGTGGGCGATCAGCTCGGTCGAGGTCGGCATGTCGATGCCGTAGACGTTCGGGTAGCGCACCGGCGGCGCGGCCGAGGCCATGTAGACCTTGTTGGCGCCGGCCTCGCGGGCCATCTGCACGATCTCGCGGCTGGTGGTGCCGCGCACGATCGAGTCGTCGACCAGCAGCACGTTGCGGCCCTTGAACTCCATGCCGATGGCGTTGAGCTTCTGGCGCACGCTCTTCTTGCGCGTGGCCTGGCCCGGCATGATGAAGGTGCGGCCGACGTAGCGGTTCTTGACGAAGCCTTCGCGGTAGGGCTTGCCCAGGCGCTGCGCGAGCTGCATCGCCGACGGGCGGCTCGACTCGGGGATCGGGATCACCACGTCGATGTCGGACGGCGGCATCGTGCTGATGACGCGCTGCGCCAGCGTCTCGCCCATGTTGAGGCGGGCGTGGTAGACCGAGATGCCGTCGATGACCGAGTCCGGACGCGCCAGGTACACGAACTCGAACACGCACGGATTCAGCGACGGCGCCACCGCGCACTGCTGGCTGTGCAGTTCGCCGTCGAGCGTGATGAACAGCGCCTCGCCCGGCGCCACATCGCGCACGAGGTGGTAGCCATTGCCTTCGAGGGCCACGGACTCGCTGGCCACCATCCACTCGGTGTCCTTGCCAGCCACCTCGATCGAGCCCAGGCAGAGCGGGCGGATGCCGTTCGGGTCGCGGAAGGCCACCAGCCCGTAGCCGGCGATCAGCGCCACGACGGCGTAGGAGCCCTTGACACGGCGGTGCACCGCACTGACGGCCTTGAACACCTCCACCGGGGTCAGCGGCAGGTCGTGCGCAGCCGCCTGCAGTTCATGGGCGAGGATGTTGATCAGCACCTCGGTGTCACTCTCGGTGTTGAGGTGGCGCCGGTCGATGTCGATCAGTTCCTTCTTCAGCGCGTGGGCGTTGGTGATGTTGCCGTTGTGGACGAGCACCACGCCGAACGGTGCGTTGACGTAGAACGGCTGCGCCTCTTCCTCGCTGTAGGCGTTGCCGGCGGTCGGGTAGCGGACCTGGCCGAGACCGAGCGTGCCGGGCAGCGCACGCATGTTGCGGGTGCGGAAGACGTCGCGCACCATGCCGCGGGCCTTGTGCATGAAGAACTTCGTGCCCATGGCCGTGACGATGCCGGCGGCATCCTGGCCACGGTGCTGCAGCAGCAGCAGCGCGTCATAGATCAACTGGTTCACTGGTGACTTGGAAATCACACCGACGATGCCACACATCGCTCACTCCATCTGTTCAAGACATTCCCAACGGACACCGGGCCGGACGGCGCGGTCATCCTCGTTCTCTTCGTGCTTCGTGTATTCGTTGCGGCTCAGCGCGGTGCCGAGGCCGCCGGCTCCGGTGCACTGCCCGTCAGCGGCCGCCAGTCTCCGGGCAGCCACGGTGCCAGCACCGCCTGCGCGGCCGTCAGCCAGCGCACCCCGTCCGACACCTGCCAGGACGGCTGGCGCACCATCGGCGTCAGGCCCAGCATCATCACGGCCACCAGCAGGATCAGCCCGCCCCGCACGGTGCCGAACACCGCACCCAGCAACCGGTCGAGCGGTGCCAGCGGCGTCGCGTGGATCACCTGCTGCAGCAGCCAGGTGAGCACCCGCCAAGCCAGCAGCGTCACCACGAAGGTGATCACCAGCCCGGACAGGCGGGCGACCTGCCCGCCCGGCTCGCCGATGTGCAGCGCTGCAGCCACATCCAGCGCCCAGGCCTGGGACAGCAGCCACGCCACCACCCAGCCCGCCAGCGACATCACCTCGCTGACCAGCCCGCGCAACATCCCGGCGACCACCGACAAGGCCAGCACCGCCAGCATCGTCAGATCGATCCAGCCGAGGTCACCGAGCATGGTTCACTCTCAGAGCGGCAGCACCGCGGCATTGAGCCCGGCCGCCTTGAGGCGAGCGGCAGCGCGCAGGGCCTCTTCCTTGGAATTGAACGGCCCCAGCCGGACCCGCGTGCGGGCCGAGCCGGAGGCGGTCTCGACCCGCTGTTCGTGCGAATCCAGTCCCAGCTTGCCGATGCGGCGTCCCAGATCCCGCGCTGCAGACGCCTCGGCGAAAGAGCCCGCCTGGATCACGTAGCGGCGGGTCTTCTCGCCATCGCCATCCGGTCTGGTGGCTTTGGCCGCCTTCGCATCCTTGGCCTCTTTCGCATCCTTCAACGCCTTGGCTTCTCGGGCGTCGCGCGCCTTGCGGGCGGCTTCGCGTCGTGCATCGGCCGCATCACGGGCATCCTGCGCTTCGCGGGCCGCCTTGGCTTCCTTGGCTTCCTTCGCCTTTTTGGCCAGGCGCTCCTGCCGGGCCTTTTCCGCTTCGCGTGCCTGCTCGGCTTCCTGCGCCTTCTCGGCTTCGCGCGCCTTGTCGGCCTTCAGCTTGTCCGCCCTGGCCCGCTCTGCCCTGGCCTTTTCCTTGTCCTTTTCTGCCCGGACCCTGTCGGCACGGAGCTTGTCCGCCTCCAGATCCGCCTTGGTCTCGGTGATGATGGTGTCATCGGCGTGGGGCTTCTTGCCGGTCCCCGGCAGCAGCCCGACTGCTGCCGCCGTGCCGGCCGCAGCCACCGCGACCGCGGTACCGGAGACGCCCGCAGAGGGCGCTGCCTCGACGCTGCCCTGCCGGGCCAGCGCGGCCGAACCAGCCGCGGCCGGGGCCTTGACCGACACGCTGGCCGAGCCGTCCGAACCTGCCGGACCAGCCATGCGGACGCTGAAACTCTGCTCGGCCGGGCGCGGCGGTTTGTCGAACAGTGTCGGCAAACCGATGACGGCGCCACCGACCAGCACCGCCGCGCCGATCAGACGCCGACGCGCGCGGGTGCGCAACGCCTCGACGGTGACAGGATCCTGGGGCGGCGGAGTGCGCTTGCGGGTTTCGGGAACCGGCGGTTTCTTGCGCTGGAGAAAGGAGAACAAACCCATCTGTGTCAGCCATCAGGCCATGTTGCTCGGGGTGGTGGAGCCAGGCGTATCAGCCGACGTGTGCGGCGCCCAGGCGCGGCAGTCCGTGTTGCAAGACACCGCCGATGGTGTGGAAGGATCCGAAGACCACGATTCTATCAGTGGGGTCGGCGGCCTTGACCGCCGCGTCGAGCGCCTGCTGCGGATCGCTGCTGCAATGCAGCACTTCCACAGGCAGCGGTGCCGCGCCTGCAGGTCG is a window from the Sphaerotilus montanus genome containing:
- a CDS encoding CvpA family protein produces the protein MLGDLGWIDLTMLAVLALSVVAGMLRGLVSEVMSLAGWVVAWLLSQAWALDVAAALHIGEPGGQVARLSGLVITFVVTLLAWRVLTWLLQQVIHATPLAPLDRLLGAVFGTVRGGLILLVAVMMLGLTPMVRQPSWQVSDGVRWLTAAQAVLAPWLPGDWRPLTGSAPEPAASAPR
- the purF gene encoding amidophosphoribosyltransferase, which gives rise to MCGIVGVISKSPVNQLIYDALLLLQHRGQDAAGIVTAMGTKFFMHKARGMVRDVFRTRNMRALPGTLGLGQVRYPTAGNAYSEEEAQPFYVNAPFGVVLVHNGNITNAHALKKELIDIDRRHLNTESDTEVLINILAHELQAAAHDLPLTPVEVFKAVSAVHRRVKGSYAVVALIAGYGLVAFRDPNGIRPLCLGSIEVAGKDTEWMVASESVALEGNGYHLVRDVAPGEALFITLDGELHSQQCAVAPSLNPCVFEFVYLARPDSVIDGISVYHARLNMGETLAQRVISTMPPSDIDVVIPIPESSRPSAMQLAQRLGKPYREGFVKNRYVGRTFIMPGQATRKKSVRQKLNAIGMEFKGRNVLLVDDSIVRGTTSREIVQMAREAGANKVYMASAAPPVRYPNVYGIDMPTSTELIAHGRTMDEIRDYIGCDALIYQDVDAMKRAVSSLSTSLAGLEASCFDGHYITGDVSPADFEAMKTQRAAQPQDEEAGDRGRLALPNPST
- a CDS encoding SPOR domain-containing protein, whose amino-acid sequence is MGLFSFLQRKKPPVPETRKRTPPPQDPVTVEALRTRARRRLIGAAVLVGGAVIGLPTLFDKPPRPAEQSFSVRMAGPAGSDGSASVSVKAPAAAGSAALARQGSVEAAPSAGVSGTAVAVAAAGTAAAVGLLPGTGKKPHADDTIITETKADLEADKLRADRVRAEKDKEKARAERARADKLKADKAREAEKAQEAEQAREAEKARQERLAKKAKEAKEAKAAREAQDARDAADARREAARKARDAREAKALKDAKEAKDAKAAKATRPDGDGEKTRRYVIQAGSFAEASAARDLGRRIGKLGLDSHEQRVETASGSARTRVRLGPFNSKEEALRAAARLKAAGLNAAVLPL
- a CDS encoding O-succinylhomoserine sulfhydrylase encodes the protein MRSRDHTDPKRLPRVDLPADARLDTLAVREGLPTTPWGENSEALFLTSSFVHPDAATAAARFAQEEEAFVYSRFTNPTTMMMERRLAALEGTEACIATSSGMSAILLLVMGLLKAGDHVICSQSVFGSTIKLLQGEFGKFGVLTTFVSQTDVAEWRAAVRPETKLLFAETPSNPLTEVCDIRALADVAHAAGALLAVDNCFCSPALQRPADLGADLIIHSGTKYLDGQGRVVAGAICGPEAIIDGKFMPVMRSAGMCLSPFNAWVVLKGLETLSIRMEAQGARALKLAEWLEAQPQVARVFYPGLPSHPQHALAMAQQSGNGGAVVGFVTRGDTPEAARANAFAVIDATRICSITSNLGDTKTTITHPSSTSHGRLNEAQRLAAGITQGMIRVAVGLEHVEDLKTDLARGLALI
- the gltX gene encoding glutamate--tRNA ligase, which produces MTQVRTRFAPSPTGFIHLGNIRSALYPWAWARATGGVLVLRIEDTDVERSSQAAVDVILEGMQWLGLDHDEGPFYQMQRMDRYKAVLAQLVEQGWVYPCYMSMAELDALRERQMANKEKPRYDGTWRPESGKVLPAVPEGVQPVLRFKTPQGGSVVWDDKVKGRIEISNDELDDLVIARPDGTPTYNFCVVVDDIDMRITHVIRGDDHVNNTPRQIHVFRALGVEPPVYAHLPTVLNEQGEKMSKRHGAKPVTQYRDEGYLADGVVNYLARLGWSHGDDEIFSREQLIAWFNLDHLGRSAAQFDEAKLRWVNAQHMKVCDNGVLAGLVSAQFASRGLSVPADERLAAMCALFKDRCSTTVELADWLSVYFVDVQPGEADLAQHLNEVSRPALIALRDRLAELPDWDAPSINQAIKNTIGERKVKMPQLAIPLRVLVCGRAQTPSIDAVLALFDKNTVLKRLQGV